CCTCAAGTAATTCCACAGCCCCGGGCATTGGCACGGGCGTACTGCTCATCGGCGCGCTTGTAATGGGCGGCCTGCTGTATTTACTGGTTCGCATATTCCGGCGTAAAACCGCGGATAACGCCGCACCAGGGCCCCAAACCTCCAACAACCCGAACTTCTACCCGAACCAACCCAACCCGAACCAGCCCAACCGGCCCGGCGGCACGCCCAACTTCTTGCCCAACTCGCCCCAGGGTGGCAACTATGGCCCGGGCCAGGCCAACTACGGCGGGCAGGCGCCCAACCAAAGTGGCAGCGGTTTCGGCATGGGTGGCATTTTAGCCACCGGCGCCGCCGCTGCCGCAGGCGCCTACCTCGGCAACCGCATGTCGGAAGGCCACGACAGCGGCTCGGGCAGCGCGCACAACTTCGATACCAACAACGCGGGCCTGGGCGGCGGTGCCGCGGCGGGGGCCGGGGCAGTAGCCGGGGCCGCTGGCACCGGCGCCGCGGGCGACTACTTTGCCGGGCGCGGTGGAGAGGCCAACGAAAGCGCCCCCGATTACTTCTCCGACAACAACACCGGCAACGAGCAGTCGGGCGATTACTTCTCCACGGACAATTCCTCTTACGACGACACTTCCTCGGATGACACCGGCGGGGGCGGTTTCGACGACACGAGCAACGACAATAGCGGCTCGTGGTAATGCCTTGATGAACAAGAGTATAAACAAAAACAGCCGCCCAATTTTGGGCGGCTGTTTTTGTTGTGGGGCCCCACCGAGGTCTCGGCAGTAGGGCGGTTACTTCGGCATGGTGCCTTCCAGGTCGCCTACTTTGATGACGCCACGGTGCTTGGGTTGTTGGGCACGCCGGGCCTGCCGCCGGGCCCGGCGACGGGCGAAGAAGCCCATACGGGCGTTGCGCTTGCGCGACTGGCCCCGGTACTTGTAGGCTTTGTAGCGCGGGTGGTGGTCGGCGGTGGGGACGCTGGCTGCGGCGGCTGCCTGGGCATCGGCCAAGCTAAGCAAGCCGCACAGCAACACGAGAATAATTCGAATCATAAGGGGGTGATAAAAAGTGAGATATATGTAGTTAGAAACGCAAAGTAACCGCTTAGCCCGCACTCCCAGTTTGCCCCAGAGCCCGATCCCCGGCGAATAACAAGTGGAGCAAAGTTTTTTTATGAATTTTAAAACAAAAGTGCAACTAAACATTATAAAAAATCTATATAATTAACCAGCTAACTAATTGATGATTGCCCTAAAAAAATGTTGAGAACAATCGATTTAAGAAAAGTAAGAGTTATTTGAAAAAAACCGGGAGGCCGCTCCTAATTTCGTAAATCATCTGACTGAAAGCGGGTTGCCTCCGTATGTAGGGCGCCTGCGGAGGCGGGCCCGGGGCCCCGGGCCCGCCTCCGCAGGCGCCCGCCCTGTGGTTTTTTGCCACCATTCAACCCGTTTTAGTGAGCGACGAGATTACCATTGTTAAGAACGAGGCGGGCATGGCCAAGCCCACCATGCGCCGCTTCGCCGTCAACGTAGCGTCGCTGTTCAGCGTGCAGGTGGCCAACTTCCTGCTGCCGCTGCTCACGGTGCCCTACGTGGTGCGCATCATCGGGCCCGATAAGCTGGGCTTGCTCAACTTTTCGCAGGCCTACGTCACGTATTTCAGCCTGCTCATCAACTACGGCTTCGACATGGCGGCGGTGCGCGTCATTGCCGCCAACCGCGAAGATACCGAAGCGACCAGCCGCATTTTCAGCCAGGTAATGGCCGGCAAGGCACTGCTGTGGGCGCTGTCGGTGGTCGTGTTCACCATCGTTACGCTTTCCAACCCCGAGTTCAAGGGGCATTTGGGGCTGCACATCTGCACGTTTCTGGTGTGCATCGGCACGGTGCTCTCGCCGTTCTGGCTGTACCAGGCCATGGAAGATTTGGGGCGCGTGGCCATGTTCAACTTGGCCGTGAAACTCATCTTTTCGCTGTCGGTGCTGCTGCTTATCCGCAAGGCCGACGATTACGTGTACCAGAACCTGGCCATCAGCGTGTCGCAAATTTTGGTAAGCGTGGCCGCGCTCTACGTAGCCGTGCGGCGCTTCAAAATCAAGTTTAGCTGGCCCACGGGCCCCGAGCTACGCAACCGCTTCAAAGAGGACCGCACGCTGTTTTTCTCGTCGGTGATGATTACGATCTACGCCAGCTCGAACGTGTTCATCCTCGGCCTGCTCAGCTTGCCCTACAACGTAGGCATCTACGCGGCCGGCACGCGGCTCGAAGGTATGGCCGAGTCGTTTGTGGGACTGGCGCTCAACCAGGCGTTCTTTCCCATTGTGGCCCAGGCGTTTGGGCAGGGGCGCGAGCAGGGGCTGCGCATGGTGCGTACCACGTTTTTCCCGCTTTTCATTGTGATGGCCCTGGTGAGCGCGGGGTTATGGTTGGTGGGGCCCTACGTCATCACGCTACTCTACGGGGCCAAGTTCGCGGGGGCCGTCACAGTACTGCGCATCGTGGCGCTGCTGCCACTCATCATCGGCATGAGCAACCTGCTGGGCCTGCACACCATGCTGAACCTGCGCATGGACCGCGCCTTTTTCACGGTCACGGCCGTGGGCTCGATGGTGGGGCTGGCCCTGAACATGCTGCTTATCCGGCGCTACGCGCATGTGGGGGCCGCCTACGCGCTAGTGCTCACAGAGGCCTACATCACGGGAGCCATGTACGTATACCTGCGCTGGAAAGGCATCGAAGTCATCAAGGTCTCGCACCTGCGCGAGGCCATCGTATTTACTAAATCACGCGTATTAGCGTTTAAAAACAGGTAGTTATGGAAACAATTGCCGCTTTGGTCGTTACCTACAACCGCTTGGCCGACCTCAAAAAGTGCCTCGACACGCTGCGCGAACAGACGCGCAAGCTCGACGCTATTTTCATTGTGAACAACGGCAGCACCGACGGCACGGCCGAGTGGCTGACCACCCAGCCCGACCTGTTGGTGACGACCCAGGCCAACCTGGGCGGGGCCGGCGGCTTCGCCACGGGCATCGACACGGCGTACCGCGCCGGCCACACCTGGATTTGGTGCATGGACGACGACTGCTTGGCCGCGCCCGACGCCCTGGCCCAGCTATTGGCCTCGCCCAACCTGGGGCCCTGCATCAAGAATTCGATGTCGGTGAGCGTGAACAGCCGCGACGAGCTAGCATTTTTCGTGGACCGCCCCAACCAGGCCTACCGCAAGGTGAGTGACATGACGGGCGTAGACCTGATTTACGGCGTGGCCTCGTTTTTCAACGGAACGCTGGTGCACCGCAACGTAGTGGAAACCATCGGCATACCCGACAAAGACCTATTTATTTGGGGCGATGAGGTGGAGTACATGACGCGGGCCCAGAAGAACGGCTTCCCCATCGTAACGGTGCCCAGCAGCGTGTTCTACCACCCCGCCTCGTTCGACCGCGACGGTATTCCGTGGCCCGCCGCCTGGAAGCAGTACTACGCCGTGCGCAACCAGCGCCGCGTGCTGCAAAACCAGTTCGGCAACACCCTGGGCCGGGTGCTGTACGCCAGTTGGGCCGCCAAAGCCACCCTGCAACAGGCCCGCGCCCAGCGCGCCAATCGCCTCTACAACTTCCTGCTCTACGGCGAGGCCGCCCTTGATAGCCTAACCGGCAATTTCCGCAAGCGGCCCGATACGATCCGCACGCTGCAACTCTACAAATGGCGCAATAAGTAGCTGCCAGTAAGTTATTAAACGAAAAGAGCGGCCTACTCAGGCCGCTCTTTTTATTGACTACGCTTCGGCTAAAAAAGGCGCCGGAGCCTTTACTTCTGCACCACTTGAAGGCTCACGCGGCGGTTGAGGGAGCGGCCTTCTTCAGTGTCGTTGCTGGCCAGGTTATCGAGGGCCCCGTAGCCCGCCGACGTCAAGCGGTTGGCCGGCACGCCCATGCCCACGAGGGTCGTCATGGCTGCCTTGGCGCGCTCCTGGCTTAAGCGCAAGTTGGTGTAGGGGCTACCCGAGCTGTCAGTGTAGCCGCCCAGCTTCACCTTGGCCGCCGGAAACCGCTTAAGGATGCTGGCGATGTTGGAGAGCTGCCACAGCGACTCGTTGGTTAGGATGGCCTTGTTGGATTCGAAATAAATGCGGTCAAAACCAATCCAGCCTTTGGAAGGATCTACTAGATCAACCTCTTTGGTAGGATCGATGAGGAACTGGTAAAGTTTACTCTCGGTTGAGTTAGACCCGATGATTTGACGCACGCCGTTCTTTAGCTTGAGCACCACCGGCACCGCCGTTTTGCCTCGGGCCGCGTCGGCCGCCGACGTTAGGCTGGCCACCGGCACAGCGGTGTAGGGCCGGCTCGGCGGGGGCCCCGGCTCGGCGGCGGCCGTCGCGGCCACTTCGGCCTCGGGGTTGCGGGTGCCCAGAATGTAGCCAAGCTCGGCCACCGCGATGAAGCCTACGCCCAGCAGCAGCGCGCCGGCGTGCCGCGTTACCCATGACGGGGCCCCGGCGGCTGAGCGGGCGGCCGCGGGCGCGGCGGCAAATTCGGCGTTGGCTAGCGGGGCCCCTACGGCCGATGCAACGCTCGGTTGGGACTGCAGCCACTGGCTCAACTCTTGGGCCGTCCAGTCGTTTTGGGCCACTAGGCCACCCATAATGCTGAGCGCCGCGCCGCTCACTTGCTCCACCAGCTGGTTCACCGATGCGGTTTGGATGCCAGCGGCCGTGGCTACGCCGTGCACTTTGCCGTGGTAGCGGTCGTCAAGTGCAGTTTTCACCAGGTCTGCATCAGCATTGGGCTGTGGCGATGCATGCGCGGCGCGGGCCGCAGTCCAAAGCGAGTCGCGGCCGCTTGACTGCCCGGCCAGCTCCTTAAAGGTGCTCATGACTAGGTCGGCTACGCGCGAAATGGCCAGCTGCACGCCCACTTGGTGCTCGGCCGCTAGGGGCCCAGTGGGGGCTGGGCCGTGCGCCCGAAGGAAGTTTTTGATGTCTTCCGGCATGTTGTGTAGCGTGGCCATAGCAGGGGGAGGCGAAGGATTAAAGAGAAAAGGTGCTGGTTTTTATGGCTTCAGTACCAACCGGACATACGAAAGCCGGCCTGCTGAGGATGGGGCCCTGGCTAAAGATGCAAAACGGGTTTTTGCCGGGGCCCGCCCCAGCAGCGCATGCAGCGTGCCAAGCGACTTTTTAAGTCCCCGAGCCTGCGGGGCGTAGCGGATAATTACAGTTTCCTCAGCGCGTTGCCACATAAAACTGCGCAGTTTGTTCTCTTCAAATATAAAGTATATTAAAGAAAATATATTATTTGTATCCGAAAAAATTGGCCCCGATGCCCGCGCCCCGGGTCAGAGCTACAGCTGCTCGACGCGGCCGCCGGGGTACACTACGAACGTAGCGCTGTCGAGGACCAAGGCCCCGGCCTTGTTTTGGGCGCGGTAGGCGTGCACCAGCTGGGTGCCCAGGCGGGCCGAGTCTTTCACGCCAATGAAGCTGTTGGCAATGACCAGCAGCGAGTCGTTGTGCTTGTTGGCCTTACCGTAGAGGGCCATGATGGCAGCGGTTTTGGCCGGCGCGTCGTGGCGGGCTAGCGAAGCTTTGTAGTTGGCCAGCGCTTGGTTGCGGGGCGTCAGGGCATCGTCGAAGGCCTGCATGGCTACCACGCCCTTGACGGCGGCTTCGTTTATTTTGGTGTAGGCGGCGGGGGCTCCCCAGCGCACGGGCTCGTAGCCGGGGAAGGCGGCGGCGTGGGCCGCCACGTACTTGGCCACTGCCTGCTGCAAAGTATCATTGGGGGCGGCGGCTTTCGCCGCCGGTGACCCGGCGGCGGTCTTGTCTGACGGGGCGGAGGAGTTGCAGCCGGTGGCGACCAACAAAAAAACGAGCGCGGGAAAAAGGTTCTTCATGGCGGGGGCGGGCTATTGGACGATGCGAAGTAAGGGGCTGGCCGCTGGACAGCCAAGCCCCAGGGGGCCGCCCCAAGTAGTCAAGGCGTTAGCCCAACCGTTGCGCCGCTTTACGGTGGGGCGCGTTGTGGAGTTTCCGCGGGGCGGGCCCAGCGGTGGGCGAGGCTTCGGGCGCGGTGCGGGCCAAATGGCAGGTTTATTGCGCAACCGCCGATGGACTAAAATCCGTATGCCTCAGCGAATTCAATCGGTCGGGGGCTTTTCTTTGAGGAATGCGCACGGGCAACGTAGTGCCACGGCCGAACTATTTTTGTCGCAAAGTTTGCAAAACTGCTTTATATCTTCTTAATTCAGCTTATTGAATATTTCGCTCATGATGTCATTTCTCCGATTGCGCTTGCTAGGTTGGGTATGGTTGCTAGGGTTGGGGGGCTGCGTGACGCAGCAGAAACTGCCGTATCTGCAAGGCAATGGCTACTCGACGCAAAAACCAGTGGAGGTGGTCAATGCCCGCCCAGCGTACCTGCTCCAGCCCGGCGACGTGCTCAGCATCCGGGTGCAGAGCGTGCAGCCTGCCCTAAGCGAAATTTTTAACGTGCCGGGGCCCCAGAGCATGGTGTCGGGCGACCCCAGCACCCTCTACCTCACGGGCTACCCCATCGACGAGGCCGGTGCCATCAACCTGCCCACGGTGGGCCGCCTCAAGGTGACGGGCCTCAGCCTGACTCAGGCGCAGGCGTTGCTCGAGCAGAAGGTGGGCGCCTACGTGCGCGACGCCAATGTGCTGGTGAAGCTGCTGAGTTTTAAAATCACAGTACTGGGCGAAGTGCGCTTGCCGGGCCGTTACTTCATTTACAACCCACAGGCCACCGTGCTCGAAGCCCTGGGCATGGCCGGCGACCTTACCGAATTCGGCAACCGCCAGAATGTGAAGCTCGTTCGGCAAACCGCTAAGGGGTCGGAAGTCGTATTGATAAACCTAACTGACCCTAACCTGCTGCAATCGCCTTATTACTACCTGCTGCCAAACGATGCCCTGTACGTGGAACCGCTGAAAGCGCGCACGGACCGGGGCAATGCCAATAATTTAGGCCTGGTGTTTGCCGGTATTTCTGCCATTGTGCTGCTGATTAGCTACCTTACCAAATAAATAAACGGGTTTAACCGATTGACTCTTGGGTTTTTACCCAAGCTAGATATACCTCTGGATACTTATGGAAGCGCGTCCTGCCCCTTTTGCTGCCGAATTAGATTTACACGAGCTTTTCTTCAAGCTTCGCCGCCGCTGGACTTGGTTCGTCGCGGCCCTGGCCATCGCCGGGGCCCTGGCCTGGGTGTACCTGCAAGTGAAAGCCCCGGTGTACGATTTCCAGTCCACCCTGCTCATCGGCGACCAATCGACGGGCTCTAAGCAGGCCCAGGAGCTGTTGCAGCTGCTTGATAGCAAGCCCAAGGGCCTCAAGCTGGAAGACGAAGTAGGCCTCCTTACTTCGTCGGGCATGATGCGGCGCACACTGGCCCAGCTGCCGTTTTCGGTGAGCTACTACGCCGAGCCCAGCTCGTGGCTGAACTTGGTGCGGCCGCTGCAAGTGCGCGAGCGGGCGGCCGGCGACATGCCCTTCTGGGTGGTGGCCGTGCCGGGCCGGCCCCAGCTCACGGGCGTCCCCATTTACGTGGAAACGCTGCCGGGCAATAAGTTTCGGGTGCACGCCGACGCTAAGCGTGGCCAGCTGCGCCAGCTGGCTACCGGCGACCTGGTGCGCGAGGTGGCCGACGTGGAATTTGACCAGACTGTGGCCGCCGGCGACACGCTGCGCAGCCCGCTGCTGACGGTGGTGTTCCGCCCCGAGCCTGACCAGCTAGGCGGTAGTAAAGCCAACTATTTTTTCAAGCTCAACGATTTGGCCAGCCTCACGGCCGAGTACCAGGCCCGCCTCAAGGTGCGCCCCACCGACCACGAGTCGCGCATCCTGGAGCTGACCACCTCAGGCACCGTGCCGGCCAAGGAGACCCAGTTTCTCAACACGCTGATGGCCACCTACGTGCAGGACGACTTAAATCAGAAAAACCAAGTGGGTAGCAAAACCCTGGCCTTTCTCGACAATGAAATCAATAAGCTGTCGGGTTCAAAAACGCGTGCCGCCCAGGATTTGAGCACCTTCCGTTCGCAAAACAGCGTGGTGGACGCCGGGGCCCAGTCGGGCGTGGGCATTCAACAGCAAAACGAGCTGACCGCAACCCGCAACCGCTTGGCAACTAACCGCCGCTACTACGAAAACATGCTCTCCTATTTGCGCGCCCACCGCGGCGCCGGCAGCGTAACGGCCCTGAGCAGCGGCGGCATCGACGACCCGGCCACGACTGGCCTCATCCAGCAGCTTTCGGAACTAGGCAGCCAGCGCGCGGCCCTGATTGTGAACGCCAGCGAAATTAACCCCCTGGTGGTGGTGCTGGACGAGAAGATCAGCACGACCAAGGAGCTGCTTATTCAAACCCTGACCGGGCTGGTAAACTCATCGACCAGCTCGCTGCGCGACGCCGATCAGCAGTTGGGCGAGGTGCGCGGCCAGCTGAGCCGGATGCCCGAAAATGAGCGCCAGCTTGGCTCGCTGCGCACCAACTCGGAGTTCAACGAAAAGAACTATAACTACCTGGTGGAGAAGCGTAACGAGGCGGCCATTGCCTTGGCCACCAACGCCACCGACAAGAAAATTGTGGATGCCGCCAAGCAGAACGGCCTGGGGCCCTCGGCGCCCAAGCCGCTGCTAGTGGGCCTGCTGGCGCTGCTGGCCGGCCTGGTGCTGCCGGCCGCCTTCGTGCTGATGCAGGACAAAACCAACCGCCGCGTGCAAAGCAAGGAAGACCTGGCCCGCCTCACTGGCATTCCGCTGCTGGGGGCCATTCCGCACGGCTCCGATGAGGACAAGCAAACCATGCTGCACGACCCGCGCAGCGCCATTGCGGAAGCTTTCCGGGCGGTGCGCGTGAACCTGCAATACCTCTCGGCCGGCCTCGATAAGCGCGTGATTGGCGTTACGTCTTCCGTGCCGGGCGAGGGCAAGAGCTTTTGCACCGTGAACTTGGCCGCTGAGCTGGCCCAGAGCGGCCGCCGGGTGGCGGTGCTGGAGTGCGATATGCGCCGGCCCACGCTAGCCGGTTACTTCGGCATCGACCGCCGCGCCGAGCATGGTCTTAGCACCTATTTGGAAGGCACTAGCACGCTCGCCGAGGCCCGCAGTACCACCAGCATTCCCGGCCTTGACGTGTTCTGTTGCGGCCCACTGCCCCAAAACCCCACGCGCTTGATTGAAAGCGCGCGGCTGGGTGAACTGGTGCAGCAACTGCGCAGCGAATACGACTACCTGCTGGTGGATATTCCGCCGCTGGGCTACGTGTCAGAGTTTCTGGTACTACTGCAATACCTCGACGCCAAGGTGTACGTGGTGCGCCAGAACTACACGGACCGCTCGCTGGTGAGCCAAATCAGCGAAATGCACCGCGACCACAAGGTGAAGCAGCTCTACCTGCTCATCAACGACGTACGCTTTGCTAACACCTACGAGTACCGCTACAAAGCCAACGCTTATAAATATGGGGCGTAGGGCCCCCGGCAGGTACGCCCATTTTCTTCTGCCTCCGCTATGGCCGTAACCACCCAAAACCTGTCTTCGGCCGCCGTGCGCGGCGTGCAATGGACAACGGCGGCCACGGTGCTCACAGCCGTGATGCAGATTGGCTACACCGCCGTGATGGCCCGCCTACTCGACCCCGCCGCCTTCGGGCTGGTGGCCATGGCGGGCGTAGTGCTGCGCTTCGGCAGCTACTTCGCCGAAATGGGCCTGGGCCACGCCTTGGTGCAGCGCGCCAAAATTGATGCCCACGACGTGCGGGCCACCTTCACGGCGTCGCTGGGTCTGGGGCTGGCCGTGGCGGGCATTGCTTGGCTGGGGGCTCCGCTGGCGGTGTTGTTCCTAAAAAACGAAGCCGTGGTACCACTGGTGCGGATGCAGGCGCTGGGCTTTATAATTGTGGGCCTGGGGGCTACCGCCACCAGCCTGCTGCGCCGCGAAATGCGCTTCGAGGTCATTGCCAAGGTGGAAGTGGCGGCCTACGTGCTGGGCTACGGCGGCGTGGGCATTACGCTGGCCATGCTGGGCGCGGGTGTGTGGAGCCTGGTAGCGGCCAGCTTGGCCCAGCAATTTTTCGCGGCCTTGCTGAACTACTTGGTGGTACGGCACTCGCTGCGTTTCATCTTCGATCGGGCCCCCTACGCCCGGCTGCTGGGCTACGGCGGGCGGGTGTCGGTGGTGGGTTTTTTGGAGTTCATCAACGGAAACCTCGACACGCTGCTGATCGGGCGACTGCTGGGTTCGGTGCTGCTGGGCATTTACAACCGGGCCTACATGCTGCTGTATTTGCCCATGTATTTCCTGACGAACAGCTTGGCGCGGGTGGCCTTCCCGGCCTTCAGCAAAATCCAGGACGACCTGCCCCGCACCCGGGCCCTGTACCTCACCAGTAGCACGCTGGTGGCCACCGTGGTGCTGCCCGTGTGCGCCGGCGTAGCCGTGGCCGCCCCCGAGCTAGTGCAGGTGCTGCTGGGGCCCCGGTGGGCGGCGTCGGTGCCCATTCTGCGGGTGTTGTGCCTGTCGATTCCTCTGAGTATGACCACATTGTTTGCCGGCGTAGTGGCCGACGCCCGGGCCAACCTGAAGCAAAAAACCATTCTAAATCTAGAGTTTATGGCCCTGCTGGCGGGGCTCTTTTGGGGCCTGAAGGGCTACGGGTTAGCCGGTATTGCCGGGGCCATCGGCACGGGCGAGGTGGTACGCACCTTCCTTTACATGCGCATCACGCACCGCGATATCGGCATCCCGTACGGCCGGCTGTTTGCCATTTATAAGCCGGGGGTGCTGAACGCCGCCGCTGTGGGCCTGGGCCTGCTGGCGGTGGCCACGCTGGTGCGCCCGCTGCACGCGCCCGCCCTGGTGGCCCTGCTTGCCCAGATAGCCGCTGGGGCCCTGGTGCTGGGCGCGGTGGTGCTGCGCTGGCCCTCGGCCGAGCTGCGGCCCATGTTGCAGCAAAGCCTGGTGCGGTTGCGCGGCCTGCGCCAGATGCCCGCTTCGGCTCACCCAGGCCTGGCCCGCTACACGGCGTTTTTGGAACGCCGGCCTAGTGTGTCGCCCGTGTTCGAAACCTTCGACCAGCCGCTCGCGCAATGAACATCCTGCTCACTTCGCTGCAAGTGCCAGGCGCCGCTTCGGGCGTGCGGGTGCACTACGAGCGCTTGGCGGCCCTGCTGCGCGCCCAAGACCACCGCGTTACTGTGGTGACGCAGGACGACCTGAAGCCGTGGGTGCGCCGTGCCATCGGCGCGGTGCGCCGTGGGCTGGGGCTGTTGCCCGGCCAACTGGGCAAGCGAGTGGGACTGGAGCTGGGCCAGGTAGCCGAAATTTATTTTGCCATTGACCGCCGCCAGGCTTACGATGTGGTGAATGCCCAGGACGTGGCCAGCGGCTGGGCCGCCCGCCTGGCCCTGCGCGACCGGGTGCCCGTGGTGGTGACGGGCCACTACAACGACCACCCGGGCGAGGAAGTAGTTATTCAGTTAGGGCTGCCGCCGGCGAGCCGGGCGGCCCGCTTTGAGGTGCGGTGGTACAACTTTTTGCTGCGCCGCACCCAGTTTTTCCTGGGAATCTCGGAGTACGCGCTGCGCCTCACGCGGCCGTTTTTGCCCGCCGGGGCCCAAACGGCCATCGCTCACAACGGCGTGGACATGGCCGCCTTTGCGCCGCCCGCCGCCGCTGGGGCCCCGGCTGGCAACGGGCCCGATTTGCGGGCTCTATTTCCGGGCCGGCCCATTATCCTTAACATCGGCCAGCTTGAAGCCCGCAAAAACCAGCAGTACTTGGTGGCCGTGGCCGCGGAACTGCGGCAGTTGCACCTCGGCTGCGTGACGGTGCTGGTGGGCAAGGGCGAAGACGAGGCGATGCTGCGGGTCCTCATCGCCCAGCACGGCCTGGAAAGCGACGTGGTGCTGCTCGGCTACCACACGCAGGTGGCCGCCCTGCTGCACACCTCCGACGTGTACGTACACACCGCTGCCCGCGAAAACTGTCCCTATGCCGTCATCGAGGCGCTGGCCGCCGGCTGTCCGGTGCTGGCCTTAGCCGCTGGCGGTAGCCCCGAGCTGCTGGCCGCCACGCCCGAAGCCTCCATTCCGCAGGCCACTACCCCCGCGGCGGTGGCGGCCCAGTTGGCCGATTTGCTGGCTGACCCCGCCGCGCTGCGCGGCTTGCAGCAGCGCCAGTACGCCTACGCCCGGCCCCGCTTCGACGTGGCCGCGATGGTGCGCTCCACAGTGGCATTCTACCGCCAAGCGTCCGGGCTAGCCCCCGCCGGGGCCCCCGTAGCCCCGCTGCCCGTAGCGGCTGTGGAAGCCCAATCCGTATAGCATAGCCTGCCCGGGCCTTCTTTACTGTTATTCTATGAAAATCCGTCTGAATTTCCTCCTGATTCTGCCCCTGGTAGCCGTGCTGGCCACCAACGCGGCGTTTTGGGAATTTATCTACGGACCCCAGGTCGACCAAGAGCCGGACGGCGTCAAGCTGTATACCTACGCGCTGTTTGCGGCCTCGTTTGGGGCCATGGTGCTATACGGGCGCTACATGGAGCCCATGATCCGCAACTGGATGTGGGTGGTGCTGGCTGCCATCGGCGGGCTAATGCTGGAGTCGTACGCCGGCCACGGCTCCTGGATGGTGTACCCGCACGTGTTCAGCAAGCTGTTCATGCTGCTGATTATGTTCGGAATTTACGCCTTTCACCGGCGCTTTGGGCTGCCCTCAATGGGCCAGGTCATCGGCGTGCTCACGTTCGTGCTGC
This genomic stretch from Hymenobacter sp. PAMC 26628 harbors:
- a CDS encoding lipopolysaccharide biosynthesis protein, whose translation is MAVTTQNLSSAAVRGVQWTTAATVLTAVMQIGYTAVMARLLDPAAFGLVAMAGVVLRFGSYFAEMGLGHALVQRAKIDAHDVRATFTASLGLGLAVAGIAWLGAPLAVLFLKNEAVVPLVRMQALGFIIVGLGATATSLLRREMRFEVIAKVEVAAYVLGYGGVGITLAMLGAGVWSLVAASLAQQFFAALLNYLVVRHSLRFIFDRAPYARLLGYGGRVSVVGFLEFINGNLDTLLIGRLLGSVLLGIYNRAYMLLYLPMYFLTNSLARVAFPAFSKIQDDLPRTRALYLTSSTLVATVVLPVCAGVAVAAPELVQVLLGPRWAASVPILRVLCLSIPLSMTTLFAGVVADARANLKQKTILNLEFMALLAGLFWGLKGYGLAGIAGAIGTGEVVRTFLYMRITHRDIGIPYGRLFAIYKPGVLNAAAVGLGLLAVATLVRPLHAPALVALLAQIAAGALVLGAVVLRWPSAELRPMLQQSLVRLRGLRQMPASAHPGLARYTAFLERRPSVSPVFETFDQPLAQ
- a CDS encoding glycosyltransferase family 4 protein, translated to MNILLTSLQVPGAASGVRVHYERLAALLRAQDHRVTVVTQDDLKPWVRRAIGAVRRGLGLLPGQLGKRVGLELGQVAEIYFAIDRRQAYDVVNAQDVASGWAARLALRDRVPVVVTGHYNDHPGEEVVIQLGLPPASRAARFEVRWYNFLLRRTQFFLGISEYALRLTRPFLPAGAQTAIAHNGVDMAAFAPPAAAGAPAGNGPDLRALFPGRPIILNIGQLEARKNQQYLVAVAAELRQLHLGCVTVLVGKGEDEAMLRVLIAQHGLESDVVLLGYHTQVAALLHTSDVYVHTAARENCPYAVIEALAAGCPVLALAAGGSPELLAATPEASIPQATTPAAVAAQLADLLADPAALRGLQQRQYAYARPRFDVAAMVRSTVAFYRQASGLAPAGAPVAPLPVAAVEAQSV